From a single Kitasatospora azatica KCTC 9699 genomic region:
- a CDS encoding PfaD family polyunsaturated fatty acid/polyketide biosynthesis protein has product MTNPPTPLHWQGATYPSTDPAGVYQVLAELERPCFIVRTPHGIGAASGGQVRPGAGAPAGSLPLLAAAAPLPPHRLGSAAFLSAHGVRQPYLAGAMAGGIASAELVIALAREGFLASYGAAGLLPETIEKALERFAAQIPGLPFAVNLIHSPSEERLEREAVELFLKHQVRCVEASAFMALSPHIVRYRLAGLRQGADGRPVAEHRVIAKISRTETAERFMRPAPAALVSELLSKRLITPVQAELAKYVPMADDITVEADSGGHTDRRPLPALLPSILRLRDAVQREHRYPVPIRVGAAGGLGSPVALAAAFAMGAAYVVTGSVNQSCVESGASKATKALLAEAGIADCEMAPAADMFEMGVELQVLKKGTLFPMRAKRLYELYQAYESLEAIPQEDRARLEAQLFRRPLAEVWQECVGYFQRRDPEQLARAADNPKRRMALVFRWYLGMSSRWSTTGDPDRTLDYQIWCGPAMGSFNDWVTASYLKAPGNRRVAEVAHHLMRGAAFHTRLAALRTAGVHIPAAAGDYRPVPLEAGTLAGAL; this is encoded by the coding sequence ATGACCAACCCGCCCACGCCACTGCACTGGCAGGGGGCCACGTATCCGAGCACCGATCCGGCCGGTGTCTACCAGGTACTGGCCGAGCTCGAACGCCCCTGCTTCATCGTCCGCACCCCGCACGGCATCGGCGCGGCCTCCGGCGGCCAGGTCCGACCGGGCGCCGGCGCCCCGGCCGGCAGCCTGCCGCTGCTCGCCGCCGCCGCGCCGCTGCCCCCGCACCGACTCGGCTCGGCCGCCTTCCTGAGCGCCCACGGGGTGCGCCAGCCGTACCTGGCCGGTGCGATGGCCGGCGGCATCGCCTCCGCCGAGCTGGTGATCGCGCTGGCCAGGGAGGGGTTCCTGGCCTCCTACGGCGCCGCCGGACTGCTGCCGGAGACCATCGAGAAGGCCTTGGAGCGGTTCGCCGCGCAGATCCCCGGCCTGCCGTTCGCGGTCAACCTGATCCACAGCCCGAGTGAGGAGCGCCTGGAGCGCGAGGCAGTCGAGCTCTTCCTCAAGCACCAGGTGCGCTGCGTGGAGGCCTCCGCCTTCATGGCGCTCAGCCCGCACATCGTCCGCTACCGGCTGGCCGGGCTGCGCCAGGGCGCCGACGGCCGGCCGGTGGCCGAGCACCGGGTGATCGCCAAGATCTCCCGGACCGAGACCGCCGAGCGCTTCATGCGCCCGGCCCCGGCAGCACTGGTCAGCGAGCTGTTGAGCAAGCGCTTGATCACCCCGGTCCAGGCCGAGCTGGCCAAGTACGTCCCGATGGCCGACGACATCACGGTGGAGGCCGACTCCGGCGGCCACACCGACCGACGGCCGCTGCCCGCCCTGCTGCCCAGCATCCTGCGGCTGCGAGACGCCGTGCAGCGCGAGCACCGCTACCCGGTGCCGATCCGGGTCGGCGCGGCCGGCGGCCTCGGCAGCCCGGTGGCGCTGGCGGCGGCCTTCGCGATGGGCGCGGCCTACGTGGTGACCGGCTCGGTCAACCAGTCCTGCGTCGAGTCCGGCGCCTCGAAGGCGACCAAGGCCCTGCTCGCCGAGGCCGGCATCGCCGACTGCGAGATGGCCCCGGCCGCCGACATGTTCGAGATGGGGGTGGAGCTGCAGGTCCTCAAGAAGGGCACGCTCTTCCCGATGCGGGCCAAGCGGCTCTACGAGCTGTACCAGGCGTACGAGTCGCTGGAGGCGATCCCGCAGGAGGACCGGGCCCGGCTGGAGGCGCAGCTCTTCCGGCGCCCGCTGGCCGAGGTCTGGCAGGAGTGCGTCGGCTACTTCCAGCGGCGCGACCCCGAGCAGCTGGCCCGCGCGGCCGACAACCCCAAGCGGCGGATGGCCCTGGTCTTCCGCTGGTACCTGGGGATGTCCTCGCGCTGGTCCACCACCGGAGACCCGGACCGCACCCTGGACTACCAGATCTGGTGCGGCCCGGCGATGGGCAGCTTCAACGACTGGGTGACGGCCAGCTACCTCAAGGCCCCGGGCAACCGCCGGGTGGCCGAGGTGGCCCACCACC